The following are encoded together in the Bos indicus isolate NIAB-ARS_2022 breed Sahiwal x Tharparkar chromosome 29, NIAB-ARS_B.indTharparkar_mat_pri_1.0, whole genome shotgun sequence genome:
- the LOC109554037 gene encoding olfactory receptor 8B8-like gives MAICMAIHIQMYVAICKPLLYHVVISSKVCYNLMLGSYLMTFPGAIGHAGCMLRLTFCHAKTINHYFCDILPLLKLSCTSIHISDLVVFIVAGTNIIVPSLTSFVSYGLILTNIFRISSMEGRSKAFSTFCPHIIVVSLFFASCTLMYLKPSSAVYMDERKVSSLFYTNMVPRMNPLIYSLRNKNVKAALRKTLSRTEF, from the coding sequence ATGGCCATCTGTATGGCCATACACATACAGATGTATGTGGCCATCTGTAAACCACTTTTGTATCATGTTGTTATATCCTCTAAAGTGTGTTACAACCTTATGCTTGGTTCCTACTTGATGACATTTCCTGGTGCCATTGGTCACGCTGGATGCATGCTGAGACTGACCTTCTGTCATGCAAAAACCATCAACCATTATTTCTGTGATATCCTTCCTCTGCTCAAGCTCTCTTGCACAAGTATCCACATCAGTGATCTGGTAGTTTTCATTGTGGCGGGCACCAACATCATTGTGCCCAGTCTCACCAGCTTTGTCTCTTATGGTCTCATCCTCACCAACATCTTCCGTATCAGCTCCATGGAAGGCAGGTCCAAAGCTTTCAGTACTTTCTGTCCCCACATCATTgttgtttctctcttctttgcaTCATGTACACTTATGTATCTCAAACCTTCATCTGCTGTGTATATGGATGAAAGAAaagtctcttctctcttttaCACCAATATGGTTCCCAGGATGAACCCTTTAATCTACagcttgagaaataaaaatgtgaaagcagCTCTGAGAAAAACTCTGAGTAGGACAGAATTTTGA
- the LOC109554220 gene encoding olfactory receptor 8B3-like, translating into MAPGNGSFVTEFILLGLTNQPDLQLPLFFLFLGMYMVTVLGNLGLITLIALNSHLHTPMYFFLFNLSFIDLCYSSVFTPKMLINFISKKNIISYVGCMTQLYFFSFFIISEIYVLTSMAYDRYVAICKPLLYNVVMSPKVCSSLMLASYLMAFSGAMAHTGCMLRLTFCDANTINHYFCDILPLLQLSCTSTYVSELEMFIVVGINIIVPSLTIFVSYGLILTNILHISSTEGRSKAFSTCSSHIIAVSLFFGSGAFMYLKPPSAVSMDEGKISSVFYTNMVPMMNPLIYSLRNKDIRLALRKTLSMRQF; encoded by the coding sequence ATGGCTCCTGGAAATGGCTCTTTTGTGACCGAATTCATTCTGTTGGGATTAACCAACCAGCCAGATCTCCAACTCCCTCTATTCTTCCTGTTCCTAGGAATGTACATGGTCACTGTGCTGGGAAATTTGGGATTGATAACACTAATTGCACTGAATTCACACCtacacacccccatgtactttttcctttttaacttgtCCTTCATAGACCTCTGTTATTCTTCTGTATTTACACCCAAAATGCTGATTAACTTCATatcaaaaaagaatattatttcttACGTGGGGTGCATGACCCAGCtctactttttcagtttttttatcatttctgaaATCTATGTGCTAACAtcaatggcctatgaccgctatgtggccatctgtaagccaCTCTTGTATAATGTTGTTATGTCCCCTAAAGTGTGTTCCAGCCTTATGCTTGCTTCCTACTTGATGGCATTTTCTGGTGCCATGGCTCACACTGGATGCATGCTGAGACTGACCTTCTGTGATGCAAACACCATCAACCATTATTTCTGTGACAtcctccctctgctccagctTTCCTGCACAAGTACCTATGTCAGTGAGCTGGAAATGTTCATCGTGGTAGGTATCAATATCATTGTGCCGAGTCtcaccatctttgtctcttatgGTCTCATCCTCACCAACATCCTCCACATCAGCTCCACAGAGGGCAGGTCCAAAGCCTTCAGCACCTGCAGTTCACACATCATTgctgtttctctcttctttggaTCAGGGGCATTCATGTATCTCAAACCACCTTCTGCTGTGTCTATGGATGAGGGGAAAATCTCTTCTGTCTTTTACACCAATATGGTTCCTATGATGAACCCATTAATCTACAGCTTGAGGAACAAAGATATTAGACTTGCTCTGAGAAAAACCCTGAGTATGAGACAGTTTTAA